The Lineus longissimus chromosome 10, tnLinLong1.2, whole genome shotgun sequence genome segment TCCTTTCACATCATGCAAATACTGATATTAAAAGtccatttgtaaatgttttgtctgcagcatttgggagccaagcGCCAATTAGATTTTTGTGGGCTGCGAGACGTATCCTCTGCCTTTACGTACAGCGGGCCTGCTGAGCAACAATGACCATTGTTTTCATAGAAAGTCGTCATTGATGTGCTTGCTGCACGGAAAGAGACTCAATAGTGTctttacatttgtgatgatAATTTTGATTTGTCCTTAAgcggtcttttgaggacaaagtcacaaccataagGCAGTGATAAGTTCACTTTAGCACAATCTTGTTGCTGTCTGCTTTCAGGGCAAACTAAACACCACGCCACTGTTAACAAGATGAAGTTAACCGGTCACCCTACAACAAATCACATCAAGTTCGTGGGTCGAAGGGTCAAGCCTGCGCCACTCTCACATCAGAAGCTGATGAAGAAACAGAAGGAGATGCTGAAACATCAACAACAAGAGAAAGAGCAGCAGGAATTAAGGGCTGAGATGTCTCAGGACGTGCAGCCCTTCACCTTGGGGGACCTACAAAGAGGAATGCTCAACTTTGTAAGTAAAGGAGAAGAACTTCTCTTTAAGGACACCCCTGGGACTGACAAGACTaatgacaccctcgggactgagaaTACTGCCCTTGAAAGTAGggtgtgtcctgattagagaggtcaaattgaatggacttGATTTGGAAACACAGCACAGAGTTATCCTTAACTCCTGCCACTTTTTCATTCATCTTATAGCAAGTCCTCAACATCATGCactaggatgtgacattgtccttcgTCATGAGACACTACGTCACAACCTCCTTCTATTATAACTAACCCATTCTAACTCTGTTTCAGGATATCCTTCCACCAAATAGGAGGAAGGCAAGCCAGGAGCATGAATTAGACCAGACACTGCTGGCGAATTCAGAGGAGTTTGGAGACAAGAAGACACAACTCCCTCCCCTGGAGCTCAACTCCCCAAGAGACAATATCTTACCTCCGATAAGGACTTgaagaaacttctttgaatATCATGATTCCTGAAGACGCAAATTTATAAGCCcactgggtcttagttttagaACCGAGGAGGTGTCAAATTACGTCGATTGTATATTTTATACAGTTTTTCTATAAGAATGTGAATAAACGAATATTTATTTGTTAGTTATGAAAGGCTTTATTTCTAGCTTCTTTTCAAAAGCATACATACAATTAATGGTCAAGTTTGCATCACCTTTGCCCATTTTATCCACTCCTGAATATTGTTTCCAGTTGAGTTAAGTCCGAATCCCTGCAGCAATGACAAGTATGTATAAAGACTTCTCAAGATGAGTAATGCGCGGAAGGAATTGATGAGGTACAATTGAGCATGGTTACATTCCTCAAGATGATGATGGGGTAACTATCATAAGTTTTGTTCAATAGAGTCGAGTGATCAATGATTGTCTTGTAAATGAGCCAACGTTCGCCTTGGGGACTGGTCCAGGCAATATCCAATGGCCGATTCAGTCCTCACTTGAAGAGGGGCCTCCTGTGCAACACCAAGaagaaaatttgttttgatggGCTCAGAGCATTTTTTCATCACAGCATCACATTGAGCAACACTCAAGTTACTTACTTCGTCATCATTGCCCATTGATGAGGATGAGATGGGATGGAAATGAAGATGAGGTCCCCGCAATGCCAGAAGGCATGGAAGGGGTAGGTAATGGACATGAGATATGGGGAGAGTATGAACCAGCATGAATGAATAGAGAAAAGTAAGAGGGTGGAGAAGataagtgatgatgatgaatgataagAGATAAAAGAGATGAAGAATGAAGTTTGCTTTCTCGGGTGCACGGTCATCGAAGCCCCGCATGAAAGGAGCTCAGAATTGGCTAGTTTACAtcatctggaaagagaaagGAATTGTATTGTCGAGTCAAACAAAATGTGATAGGCCTAAGCCTAGTAGGCTTTCGTTGTAGGCCACAGCATAACGCCATAAGGGGTCACATGGCAGCCAGGACTAATGTGTTCCAAATCTGCTGTGTGCACAGACAAGTGAtaggtttttttctcatttttaccagACACGTGTCGTGACGGTGTCGCCACCTGCACAAAGAAAGTGTCACTATTTTGAGAAAAGATCTCTGCAAATGGCAATTACAGGATGTATGAAAACACTTCATCAATGATATGATACTTCATTGATTCTCTGATACataaagtttttcaaaaataatatATCAATATGTTTGAAATACGGATATAGGAGAAAAAGCTACTTTAGTCGGCAATTTTCGAAAAATTGTTTGCActtaccgccattttggctcaGTGAAATTTTACGGAAAATTTACGACAATTTTCTACATATCAAACATTTAAAATTATATTAATCCCCAGAAACATATAAGATTCATGATGCAATAAAATGATATGCATCATTTAGATTTCAATGAATTTGAAACTAATGAAAGTATATACTTTTTTCAACTTATCGTCAGTTGGTAGTTTGTTTCGCAATCACATGTATAACCTTAATCAAGGTGACCAATTTTCCCCCGATTAAAAACATCCTGCAAAAGAATCATGATAATCCACCGTGTAGCCGGATTTTTTAAGACATTGTCCACCCCTGGAAACCAATTTTTTAAACAGGTAAAGGGTAAAAGTGGCTGAAAATCGAAGCCGAAGTCGGCCGATGTCAAATATTTTGTCCTCGCCACCTGCCGGATATTTGTGAAACTAAGAGTTAATGAATTTGACAGCTAGAATAGAACTGCAAatgccagtcatgccagtgccGGTGGCACAGCTTCTTCCCTTCATTTGAATAACGTCAAAAAGCCTCCATGCGTCTATGATACAAGTAGTTTTCACCCTTTGCTTGTGCTAATTTTTTGAGGGATGTTTGGTGGGGTTTTTCAGCCGAGGTGAGTCCGCAGTGTAAACTGTTCTCCTTGACTCCGAATTAATTGTAGGTTATTCCATCATGCTGTGCGTATTACTCAACACAACGTGGGAACGTTGACCCCACAGATGTCACTAAGATCAGGAACATTGGAATCTCTGCTCACATCGATTCTGGGAAGACCACACTGACGGAAAGAATCCTGTTTTATACGGGTAAACTTGCGGAGATGCATGAGGTAAGAAAGCAGGAAACAAGTAGTGGGATTTCTCCAAGCCATGAACTCACTTGTGAGTTGTTCATTAAATGAGATATCACCAGTGTTTATACGGAAAATGTGCTCAACCAGACCCTCTGCTACTGCTAGAAGTGATGTTGTAACTTATATCGCTGCAGCCCACATAAATAATCTTTGTTTTGACACCTTGTTGATACCATGATTTAGGGGCAGCTTGCACCAACTTGATTGTGACAACAAGCTGTCACTTCGCCCCTCATCTTGTCTAACTCGATGAGGAAAAAATCACTGTCTGGGAACATGACAGATAGAACATAGACATAAATCATGAGAAATGTAAAATCGACACACGCTAGTAAAATTTTACTTTCAGGTGAAGGGAAAAGATGAAGTTGGAGCCAAGATGGACTTCATGGAGTTGGAACGACAGCGCGGAATCACCATACAGTCAGCTGCTACATATTCTGAATGGAAAGGacacaatatcaatatcattgacaCCCCTGGTAAGTAGTGGTTAGTTATGCAATATGCTAGTTAAACTGTCTAATTAGTTTGAGAAATGATCTTTTGGATAGAGCTTACCCCAGGTGATAAAGGATGTTTCTTTGAACCTTCAGGAAATTTGGTCTAATATCGTTCCCATTCTAATACGGTTTGTGGTGAAGTAAGAGATTGGGACAGATTTTTCTTTTTGATGGTGAGTTCTCTGTCTGACTTGGTCTGGGCCTATTCAGGCAAGGAGTCATGCAAATTTCCATCGCATAATGTACTCTTTCAGGTCATGTTGATTTTACCATTGAAGTCGAGAGGGCGCTGCGAGTTTTAGACGGTGCTGTTCTCGTCCTGTGTGCGGTTGGTGGAGTGCAGAGTCAGACGTTTACGGTCGACCGACAAATGAAGAGATATAATGTGCCTTGTATTGCATTTATCAATAAATTGGACCGTTTAGGAGCCAATCCTTACCGTGTTATCAATCATTTAAAGTAAGTCTGGGCGAGTTTCAAAAGAAGATATCGGTCCGATTCTTTTTATTTTACACCTCATTGAATGTCTGTGAAAATTGGTTCACTAGAAATCTTTGAAAACAGTGTCCATCATGTCTTGTATATCTATTGGGTATACTGCATAACAGACACTACAGAAAGTATTTCTTGTGTCGGAGGGAATGTTTAGTAATGTTATCTGTGAAGCACATCTGTAACAGTGAGATATTATCTTCTCTGCATTTTAGGTCCAAACTTCACCACAATGCTGCCTTCCTCCAGCTTCCCATTGGTGTTGAGAGTAACTGTAAGGGTATCATCGATCTCGTAAACGAAAAGGCGATCATCTTTGGTGAGCCGCAGGGCTTGATGATAAGAGAAAAGGCGATTCCAAGTGACATGTTGACTGAAGCAAAAGAAAGAAGACAAGAATTGATCGGTAAGGGAATTCAGATCAAGAAGCTGATTCATGACTAAAAAATCCGTCTTCCTcaacttgatgatgatgattttgttgCTTGCAGAGGCCGTGTCAAATGTCGATGACCATCTTGGTGAGATGTTCCTTGAAGAGAAGACACCTACAGTTGATGACCTCAAGGTGAGAAAGAACTTGAAAACCTTCCCCACTCCAGGGCGTGTCCCTTAAGGCACACAATTGTTGGTGTTCACCATAACCTAAAGCTGATTCAAGGTGCGCTATTATTTACGTAACTGGCATGCAGAAAAGTTGGTTTTTGACACACCATGCAACTCCTGTTAGTGAAATCGATCGGCTCTCAACAGTACTCCAGTCCTAGTCATGAGTGTGAAATTACTTAAATTTTGGTACCTGTACTacatcctacaggactgtcccctgtaccaggatttacgaaatagattctggcctgaggacacgaaggtcgaagaaaagctgtggggaacacagccggaccttcgggcgacaagccgcttcatctccgccacaggactgaggttatagtacttaggcaggttgaacgctgaagaaaaagaagaagaagaaggtacctGTACTATGTCTGGGTCGTCTTCTTGATGCCAAATGTCACTGTCTCTAGCTCTAGTTTTCACCCTGATCAAATTGTTTTGTCCTTTCAGACTGCAATAAGGAGAACTTGTATCAAGAAGAAGTTTACCCCAGTCATGGTGGGAACTGCCTTGAAGAACAAGGGAGTACAGACTCTACTGGATGGTGTCTTAGAGTATCTACCAAATCCAGCAGAAGTAGAAAACTTCTGTATGGATGAGAGAAATTCAGAGTAAGTGGTTATCAGGGAAGATGAAGTAGGATTTACACGTTTGTTTGGTTTCTGGCAAAATTCGACGTAATTTGGGCAAAGTTGAACATGCAGTGATGCACACAACTGTCTAGATTGAACAGAAAAGAAGTAGCAgaccagaagaagaagaagaagaagaaacagaaAAGAAGCAGAAGATGAAGTATTCTTCTTTCAGttcagtgcatgtacatgtgcgtTACCgagaatgaataaagacaagtttGTTGTGTAATCTTGGCAGTACAGAAAGATTTGCCACCTCCGTAAAAGCAAAGCTTGACATTTCGATAGAGTTTGTCTGTAATAATTTTGTCAGAATCCAACAAAATTCCCTTTCAGAGAAGAACCAGAAAAGATCATCATGAGTCCCGCACGAGACAGCAACCATCCCTTCACCTGCCTCGCTTTCAAACTCGAGGCCGGGCGCTTCGGTCAGTTGACCTACATCCGCGTCTACCAAGGTCATTTGAAGAAGGGCGACGCCATCTATAACACGCGGACGAAGAAAAAGACGAAGGTTTCTCGCCTCGTGCGGATGCACGCTGACGAAATGATGGATGTTAATGAAGTATTTGCCGGGGATATCTGCGCCCTGTTTGGTATTGATTGTGCAAGTGGTGACACATTTACGACGAAAGGTTCAATGAATCTCTCTATGGTAGGTCGAGGATTTGATAATCCGATCAGTGGTCATGTTGCTCGATGTCGACAATTGTTAACACTTAACACGAATTTCTGTGTCTCAACCTTGGCAATGTTGCCATAAGTCTTTAGAGCTAAAGCAATCAGCAATATTATTTTATGCTTCTCGGTGTTCTTCACAAAGCCATTGGTCAGGGcctcccaccctaccttggaagagccacacTACCTTGCGGTAGaatttgtaaagggtttctatcgGGGAACCTACCTTCAGTTGCTGGCCAGCCTATCATGTGTTGCACAGAGGCAAAACTTACCACCCTACcatgagaaaaccctgtggagaatcATAGCTACTCTTTGTAGCAAATCcagttacatgtaaatgaaaaaCGAAAAATCCTCTTTTCCAGGAATCTATTCATGTGCCAGAGCCAGTTATATCAATGTCTATAAGACCTGAGAACAAAAAAGACTTGGACAGTTTCTCCAAGGGGATTGCACGCTTCACGCGGGAGGACCCCACGTACAATATGCACTATGACCCCGAGAGCAAGGAGACGATAGTGTCTGGAATGGGCGAGCTGCATCTTGATATATATGCCCAGAGGTTAGAGAGGGAATATGGTGCGAAATGTGTCCTGGGGAAACCGAAGGTCGCGTTCAGGGAGACTCTGATACAACCAAAAGAGTACGTATCTGTACCTTTAACGCAGAAAAGCGGGCTTTTAAAAGGTGACTCTGTCTCTGACCAGAGGGAGAGTCCATGCaagctgctcatgtttctcacttggttgaGTCTTCTtgctggcatagacaccagatacacaGAACCTTGGTTGACGTCTCATTCGAAAGATTGTGTAGAACCAGGAATTCTAGTTCCTTGAAAGTCAGGCCGGTTCATCTGTGTTGTCCATGGGATGAACCTGGCCCGTTGCGTGGTAGCTAGCCTCCTTGTAGAGCATGACGAAAGTGTTATCTCTCTTTCTTTGCACCTATTCCTCATTACCAGTGTGTGTTTCATTATAGATTTGATTATCTTCACAAGAAACAGTCAGGCGGTCAAGGGCAGTTTGGACGCGTTATTGGAATCATAGAACCACTGCTAGGAGAGGAGAACACCAAGCTTGTTTTCGTTGATAAGACAGTTGGAACCAATATTCCCAAAAACTTCATCCCTGGTGTTCAGAAGGTGGGTTCAACTTCTGTCTcactcttaaagggggactatagccAGTCCCTGCATGGGTCAAATTGGTCTTCAAGTACTAATATGCTCACTGGGGTACTGGCTCTTGTTTGACTTTGTGATGAATATATTCCAATAACAATGGTTTCGATGGCCTTTGAgatgagagagacccctattgtcaCCTTTGTGTAACTTTAATCGGACTTACCTAGTTCCTGTCTATAGTCTTCCATAAACGATTGAGTGTTTGATGCACTACAATTAGattcctcccccccccccccccaaaagatTAGTGATATAACAGTATGTCCTTTTTCGTCCTCAGGGTTTCCTTCATGCCTGTGAGAAGGGTATGCTGAGCGGTCACAAGGTGTCGGGAGTGAGGTTCACGTTAACGGATGGTGCTAGTCACATGGTGGACTCAAGTGAATACTCTTTCCAACTTGCTGCAGAAGGTGCTGTCAAAGATGGTACGTCATTTTCTTCGATTTTACTTCTGTTGGCGGCATTTCGCTGTCTGCGCTCGCTTTTTCGACGGTTTTGTTTGGTCTCTAGCCTCCGTCTTTGGAAAAGGATGACTCTACATATTGCATTTGAGGTAAAGTGTCTTGTCTATGGTCACACTCCTCAAAGACATCGAGGAACCTCTGACTTCGGAACTGCTCAAACACTGAAGAATTCAATCAGAATTTTGTCACAGCAAAGAGATTTCATATGAGTAATGTTTCTCTTTAAAACTTTTCAGTGTTCTACGAGGGATCATGGCAGATTCTTGAGCCGGTCATGAATGTTGAGATCACAGCTCCTGATGAGTTTCAGGGGACTGTCCTCGCCAGCATCAGCAAGCGACATGGCATCATCATGGGTACTGATGCCATGGAGGGATACTTCTCAGTGTATGCCGAGGTGAATATGCCGTCTTTTCTCAACTTGGTATTCAAAATAAACCCAACCCAAAATTTGCAAGTTCTTTCTTGAGGTGTACcatttgatgtcattgttagacattttgaatagttttttctAACTGTCTTAACCacaaatacatatacatgtaacttgaaCTTCTTGACAACATGTTTTCCTTTAACTTTGAAGGTTATTTGAAGTGGTTCCCTGTCATATCTTGAAGCATATCTTTTTGATCAAATTGAACCAGTCCTTAAAAAAACTAACTAAACTTTCAGGTGCCCTTGAACGAGATGTTTGGGTATGCGACAGAGCTTCGATCATCCACGCAAGGGAAGGGAGAATTCTCCATGGAGTACAGCAGATATTGTCCAGGTTTGTCCGAGACACAGTCAAATCTTATCACGCAGCATCAGGAGGCACAAAATCCCGCATCTGGGacacagaaaaagaagaagaattgatGTGTGAGACTTGTCTCATAGGACTTTCCTTCTGATCATGGGGGATTCCTCCCAGACATGTCAGATgagttctacatgtatgttctttgGGCTGAGAGGGTTTTCTTTTGGTCTGGGAGAGGTTGTCATTGGACTGCCTACTTTGGATGTCACAGGATCCTGTTGCCAAGATCCTCactggtacatacatgtatacctaaGATTCAATATACCGGTTACGGGCAGCAATGGGCCGTTGTGGCCCATAACTGGTATATCCAATTGGATGGACCTATCTGGAAATGGGACTCTAGTGGTTCAATTTGGATGGCAGGAACTCCAATGGTCACATCTGTACAGAATGAACTGACTAAATTATTATTTGTTATATTGACATGTAAATAAATGTTTTCTATAAAACATAAATCCATGTTTATTAGTCATTTTACTAATGAGACCAGTGCTACATACGTGGTGCAAGGATGTCCGGTGTCAGAATCAACGTCCATTCCAAATATGAAGGTGTCTTGGTGAGGGCAAGGGCTGGGATTGACGCTAACTGCCAGTCAGTCCGCATGAACTCTGACAGGATAGGTACGTAGTACTGCATCCAATCAGACGATAACAAAATCAGCACAAACATTAaagaaatttgatatcatttttattAATCCATTTATCATTATCCTGCTGTGAACAGAGTCTGTAGAAAACATAGCCAGAAAGAGCCATCTGAACCTCAATAACAAATGCTAGCACTTTCTCTTTGTAGGGTTAAGTTGTACTGCCACCTCAAGCAACAGCGGGGATCGATGAAAGCGTCTATTCCCCGCCATGCTCATCTTCCACAAACGTCCATTTTTGTTGGAAATTAAAATGAACCCTCACTTATAGTTCTTTGAATAATAGGCCTGTGTGAGCCTAACATTACCCTGTTGTGATTAAAACTCATAAAAATCATCCTTACAATGATGTTTCACAGAGAGAGATAGCATGACCTCTGAATATAATAGTCACATCCCAAATCGGTCCTTTTAGGTCAAAGTCACACCAGAATGTTGggcctaactgcagaatagccgggacagtagtagctctgtacattatgtacactctgtccctctgtacattatgtacactctgtccctctttACATTaagtacacattcctatca includes the following:
- the LOC135494582 gene encoding elongation factor G, mitochondrial-like, with protein sequence MIIHRVAGFFKTLSTPGNQFFKQVIPSCCAYYSTQRGNVDPTDVTKIRNIGISAHIDSGKTTLTERILFYTGKLAEMHEVKGKDEVGAKMDFMELERQRGITIQSAATYSEWKGHNINIIDTPGHVDFTIEVERALRVLDGAVLVLCAVGGVQSQTFTVDRQMKRYNVPCIAFINKLDRLGANPYRVINHLKSKLHHNAAFLQLPIGVESNCKGIIDLVNEKAIIFGEPQGLMIREKAIPSDMLTEAKERRQELIEAVSNVDDHLGEMFLEEKTPTVDDLKTAIRRTCIKKKFTPVMVGTALKNKGVQTLLDGVLEYLPNPAEVENFCMDERNSEEEPEKIIMSPARDSNHPFTCLAFKLEAGRFGQLTYIRVYQGHLKKGDAIYNTRTKKKTKVSRLVRMHADEMMDVNEVFAGDICALFGIDCASGDTFTTKGSMNLSMESIHVPEPVISMSIRPENKKDLDSFSKGIARFTREDPTYNMHYDPESKETIVSGMGELHLDIYAQRLEREYGAKCVLGKPKVAFRETLIQPKEFDYLHKKQSGGQGQFGRVIGIIEPLLGEENTKLVFVDKTVGTNIPKNFIPGVQKGFLHACEKGMLSGHKVSGVRFTLTDGASHMVDSSEYSFQLAAEGAVKDVFYEGSWQILEPVMNVEITAPDEFQGTVLASISKRHGIIMGTDAMEGYFSVYAEVPLNEMFGYATELRSSTQGKGEFSMEYSRYCPGLSETQSNLITQHQEAQNPASGTQKKKKN